AGGCCGACGTACTCGTCGAGGTTGAAGGTCCGGCAGAGAGAGAAGTCGAGGCCGTCCTCGCGGTGACGGCGGACCAGCTCGGCGTAGACCCGTTCCATGGTCCGGCCCGTGGCGAGCCCCAGCACCAGGGTGGGCTGATCGTGCAGCGCCCGGGCAATCAGGTTCGCCGTGAGCGCGGCGGCGGATGCGGCTGTGGGGCGGATGATGACTTCCATGCGGGTGTTCCTATCTCATGCGGGCGGCCATCCGGTTGCGGACATCGCTCTCGAACCGGCGGATGCTCGCGGTGACGTAATCCACCGGATCGCGCGTGCCGTCGGCGATCAACGGGGTCAGGTCCAGGGCGAAGGCGGCCATTTCGCGGGTGTCGGCGGCGTGCGATTCGAGCAGCGTCGCGTTGGCGCGCGCGCGGCCCAGCGTGGCAAGATCGTAGCGCTTGCCGCCGGCGATCTGCGAGTCGTAGGCGCCGTAAAGCGCGGCCTGCAGGTTCGGACGGGCGCTGACGTCCAGCACGATCTTCTCATCGTCGGGCAGCCAGTCGAGGTTGCGCCAGACCTCGCATCCGCAGACGCGCGCCGGGCGCTGCGCCGGGTGGAGTTGACGGCACGCGGCGATCACGGCGAGGGAGACGGCGACGTGGGTGTCGTGTTTGTCGGCCGGATTATGCGTGTAGACCACCTGCGCTCGCACCGCCCGCAGCAGCGCGGCCAGGTCGTCCACCAGATCGGGACAGCCGGGCGTCTTGGCCTCGGCCGAGGTGAAGTCGAGCTGCGCGACGAAGCTGTACCGCCCGATTTGGGCAGCCGTCCGCTGCTCGGTTCGCCGCACGCGGCACAGGTCGTCGTTTGACACGCCGGCATAAGGGCCGACGCGCGCCGATCCGGCCCCGTTCGTGCAGGTGACGCCGCCGAAGTGCGGGGACGGGCCATCGAAGCAGGCCAGGATGCCGTGCATGGCCATGAACTCGACGTCGTCCTGATGAGCCCCGATGCCAAGGTGCGTCGTGCGCGCCAGGGCGTCGGCGACGGGCGCGCCGTCGGGAACGAAGCAATCGGCCGTGGCATGAGATAACGTCACGCGGGCACCCTTTCCGGCAGGCTGGCTGCGGCCACGGCCTGGCCCACCCGGCGGCTCTGCTCGTCCGGCGCGCTCACGTCCATGCGCGCGGCGCATTCGGGCGCGGCGGCGTTTAAAACCTCCCGCGCGCGCTGAATGAGGATGTCGCCCCCGGCGCCGGTCAGCACCCGGCCCAGCACCAGCACGTGGCGGAAATCGTAGAACTCGGCGAAGAGTGGCAGCGTTTCCCCCAGGTACACCCCGAGGGTCTCGTAGATCGGCGCCGCGCGCGGATCACCGCGCGCCAGGAGGTCCTGAACGTGCAGCAGGCGTTCGGGTTGGCCCATCTCAGCCGGACAGACAATGCCCGCCGCCGGCAGCAGCTTGTTGACCGCCTGCTGCGAAAAATACAGGCATCCAACCCCCCGGTCCCCGGACCATTCATCGGCCGGCGCAGCCGGATTCTCGTCCACGGGAACGAACGCCAGCTCGGTGATCCAGCCGCGCATCCGGCCCTCGGGATCGACATACCCGCCAGCCAGACTCGATCCAAACGCCAGTCCGAGAATACCCTTCGCATCTGACGACAACGCGCCGGCGAGGGCGGAGACATCGCCGTCATTGAGCACCATCAGGGGCACCTTCCAGGCGTCCCGCACGCGGATGAAAAGGCGGCTGGCTTCCGCGAACCGGGATTCCGGTATCGATCGGAAGAGGGAGGCTAGGCGGATGTGGTTGTCAAAGACAACGCCCGCTGTGCTGCCGCCGATGGCGTCCACGCGCGGCAGGTGCGAGGCGGCCTGGCGCAGGCCGGCCATGAGATGATCGAAATGGTAATCGGGGTCGGCCTGCTCCTTGGGTTGCCAGGGGAATTCGGCGCTGTAGACGACCTGGCCGTCCCGCACTGCGGCCACCTTGAAGTCGCTCGCGCCGAGGTCGAATCCCAGCCGACAGCCGTCCCAGTGGCCACCGCAGGCGCTCGCCTGGCCCCTGTTGGAAGGCAGGGAGGCGCGGGTCGCGCGGACAATCTCGAGCGGCTGGCCGAAGACCCGGGTCATGATGGCGTAATCGAACCCCCGGGCGCCATCGGCGGCAAAGACCTTCCGGAGGTGCGCCACAACGCCGTCCGGAGCGATTACGTGCACCCGCGAGGCACCGCGAGCCCAGAGCAGGAATTTCGTCAATCGCGCGGCGTAGTGGAGGGTCTCCGGCGACGCATCGGACCGGATGACCGTCTCGTAATGCGAGACCGTGCCGTCCGGTTGTTCCGTGGCCAGCACGAACGGCACGCCGTTGCCGGCTTGCCGGAGCGCGGACCGGTACAGCTCATTGAAACGAGCGGTCGACAGGAACCCACGATCCAGCGGTGCCGTCCGTGTGTTGTTTGGTTGGGATGTAGTCATAGGGGTAACGTCAGTTGAGGTGATAAGATACCACAACGATCTGGACCTGCCAACAGCAACCCATGCGCCCCCATGGGATCAGGGCGGGCGGATAGCCGGCACACGGGCAGGCGAGACGCGTAGCACCCTTTCTCGGGAAGCTGTCGCGGGAAGCTGGTCATTTTTCCGCCAATCCTTTATACTGGTGTCACGCTTTACGAAATAAAATGCGGTGATCGGGGGAGGCGGCAACATGTGGGACTATACGGACCAGGTGATGGACCATTTCAGAAATCCGCGCAATGTGGGCAAGATTGAGCATCCCGACGGCGTGGGCACCGTCGGCGCGCTCGCCTGCGGCGACGCGCTGACGCTCATGTTCAAGCTGGGTCCGGACGGCCGCATCGCTGAGGTGAAATTTCAAACCTTCGGCTGCGCCAGCGCAATCGCCTCGTCCTCCGTCCTCACCGAAATGGTGATCGGCAAGACGGTGGAGGAGGCTGGGAGGATCACCAACAAGCAGATTGCCGACGCCCTTGGCGGCCTGCCCGACCAGAAGATGCACTGTTCGGTGATGGGCCGGGAGGCCTTGGAGGCGGCGATCCACAACTACCGCACCGGCGAAACCGGGATGCGGAATCTGGACGAACGGATCGTCTGCACCTGTTTCGGTGTCTCGGAAAACGAGATCCTCCGCATCACCCGTGAGAACGGCTTGTCCTCGGTCGATGAGGTCGTTAATTTCTGCAAGGCGGGCGGCGGGTGCGGCATGTGCCGCAACGAGATCCAGAAGCTGGTCGATGGCGTGATCGCCGAGCGGACGCAGGCGAAGACCGCGCCGGGCGACGCGCCCCGCAAGCTGACGAATCTGCAAAAGATCAAGCTGATCGAGGAGATCATCACCCGTGAAATCCGTCCCGCCCTGCAACGCGACCACGGTGACGTTGAACTGGTCGATATCAGCGGCGACCGCGTAACCATCGCCTTCCGTGGCATGTGCGCCGGTTGCCACGCCTCCGAAACCACGCGGCACAGCCTGATCGAGGCCAAGCTGCGCGAATGCGTCGCCCCCGAAATCACCGTCGTTGAGGAGAGCAGGTCATGAGCCGCCTCGTCTATCTGGACAACAACGCCACCACCTGCGTCGCGCCCGAGGTTCGGGACGCCATGCTCCCCTTTCTGACCGATCTGTGGGGCAATCCATCGAGCATGCATGCCTTCGGCGGACGCGTCATGCGCCATGTGGAAGAGGCGCGCGAGAAGGTCGCGGCGCTGATTCACGCCGACCCGTCGGAAATCATCTTCACCAGTTGCGGCACCGAAAGCAACAACGCCGCCATTTACGGCGTGGCCGAAATCCTCGGGCCCCAGGCCCGCCTCATCACCAGCCGCGTGGAGCATCCCGCTGTGCTCGGCCCCTGCCGCCACTTCCGCGAGCACGGCCACACGTTGATCGAGCTGCCCGTGGACGGCGTCGGCCAGGTCGACCTCGCGGCGCTGCGCGAAGCTCTTTTTGGCGGACAGTGCCTCGTCAGCCTCATGTGGGCCAACAATGAGACGGGCACGATCTTCCCTATCGACGAGATTGCCGCGCTTGTGAAGTCGGTCGGGGGCGTTATCCACACCGACGCCGTTCAGGCGGTCGGCAAGGTGCCGCTCGACGTCCGCCGCACCCCGGTCGACCTGCTGTCGCTTTCGGGGCACAAGCTCCATGCGCCCAAAGGAATCGGTGCCCTCTACGTCCGCCGCGGCACGCGGCTGAAGACCTACATGATCGGCGGGCATCAGGAGCACGGCCGCCGAGGCGGCACAGAGAATGTCCCGGCGATCGTCGGGCTCGGCCAGGCGGCCGAACTCGCGGCCGCCTCGCTGGCCGGGGAAGCTGCTCGCGTCGCCCCTCTGCGGGACCGGCTCGAGTCCGGCTTACTCGCGACCTGTCCCGACGCCCGCGTGAATGGTGACCCCCGCCACCGCCTGCCCAACACGCTCAACATCAGCTTCGAGTTCATCGAAGGCGAGGCAATCCTGTATCACTTGAGCGATTTGGGCATCTGCGCCTCGTCGGGTTCAGCCTGCTCGTCGGGATCACTCGAACCCTCGCACGTGATCCGCGCCATGGGCGTGCCATTCACCGCAGTCCACGGCTCGATCCGCTTCAGCCTCAGCCGTTACACCACCGCCGCCGATATCGACACCGTGCTCGAACACGTCCCCCGCGTCGTGGCCAAACTGCGGGCGCTGTCGCCTTTTGTGACAACGTAAACGACGCGAGGCTCCGGCACAACCCTGAAGCCTTCCCGTGTCACACGCCGGTCGAGCCGAACCCGCCCGCGCCGCGGGCGGTCCCGCAGACATCGGCGGTCTCCTCGACACGGGCGTGCGTCACCTGCGCCACCACCATCTGGGCAATGCGCATTCCCGGTTCCACGACAAACACGGCATCGCCGAGGTTGATCAGGATCACGCCGATCTCGCCGCGATAGCCGGCGTCAACCGTCCCAGGTGAATTGAGCACGGTCACCCCGTTTTTCAGGGCTAGGCCGCTGCGGGGCCGCACCTGCGCCTCGTGCCCCTCCGGGAGTTCCATCACCAGGCCGGTCTTGACCAGCGCCCGGCGTCCCGGATCGATCTGCGCCGCCTCGCAGGCGCACAGATCCATCCCGGCGTCGCCCGGATGCGCGTAGGCAGGCAAGACCGCTTGCGGGTGGATGCGCTTGAAACGGACTGTCATGTCTGTGATCTCAGCTTGACTAGTCGCCGGTGACCGATTTGAACAGCCCTTTGATGGCGGATCCGGCCTCCTTGACCTTTTCCGCTCCGCCAACGATCACATCCTTGCCTGCCTCGACAGCCGCCGCGCCCGTATCGATCGCGGCCGTGCCGATCTGGGCGACCGCCGCACCCACCAGATTGAGCAGTTCGCCCAGCACCTTGGTCACGGCGTCGACCGCCTTGATTCCGCCCTGGTCACGCCCGATGGCTGTGAGCCGCAGGTTCGGCAGCGGCAGGGGCACGGCCTTCCCGAGGGTTAGCTTGGAGCGATAGGATACCTGCCCGTCGCGGAATTCCAGCAGATCGATGATCACCTTGCGCGGCGCTTGCTTGTCCTTCTGCCCAGGCTGGGGCTCCGGCGTTTTCTCGGCCTTGGCCAGTTTGGCGGTCAACGTCTCGAGGTTGCTCTTCCCGCCAGCGACTTCATACGCCACTTGAGGCTCGATGATCGCCAGTTCCTCGATCACGATCGGGCCGTTTCCCGGCAACGACGGAAGGTTGATCTTGACCCGCACCTCCTTGAGCGAAAACAGCGGATCCGGAGAATACCCCTCCGGATTGCCAATCGTCATCCCTTCCAGCCGCAACGATCCGCTCAGCGGACGGATCGCGACATGCTGCACCGCAACCGGCACGCCCAGCAGCTTCGGACCGAGGGTATTGACCGTCATCTTCACCAGCGGCCCGAGGAAAAACAGCGCGACGATGGCCAGCACCGCCAACACGACCACCACCCCGCCCGCCACCTTTAACACGCGACGCACGACTCTCA
The genomic region above belongs to Lentisphaerota bacterium and contains:
- a CDS encoding PIG-L family deacetylase, giving the protein MTLSHATADCFVPDGAPVADALARTTHLGIGAHQDDVEFMAMHGILACFDGPSPHFGGVTCTNGAGSARVGPYAGVSNDDLCRVRRTEQRTAAQIGRYSFVAQLDFTSAEAKTPGCPDLVDDLAALLRAVRAQVVYTHNPADKHDTHVAVSLAVIAACRQLHPAQRPARVCGCEVWRNLDWLPDDEKIVLDVSARPNLQAALYGAYDSQIAGGKRYDLATLGRARANATLLESHAADTREMAAFALDLTPLIADGTRDPVDYVTASIRRFESDVRNRMAARMR
- a CDS encoding ROK family protein; the protein is MTTSQPNNTRTAPLDRGFLSTARFNELYRSALRQAGNGVPFVLATEQPDGTVSHYETVIRSDASPETLHYAARLTKFLLWARGASRVHVIAPDGVVAHLRKVFAADGARGFDYAIMTRVFGQPLEIVRATRASLPSNRGQASACGGHWDGCRLGFDLGASDFKVAAVRDGQVVYSAEFPWQPKEQADPDYHFDHLMAGLRQAASHLPRVDAIGGSTAGVVFDNHIRLASLFRSIPESRFAEASRLFIRVRDAWKVPLMVLNDGDVSALAGALSSDAKGILGLAFGSSLAGGYVDPEGRMRGWITELAFVPVDENPAAPADEWSGDRGVGCLYFSQQAVNKLLPAAGIVCPAEMGQPERLLHVQDLLARGDPRAAPIYETLGVYLGETLPLFAEFYDFRHVLVLGRVLTGAGGDILIQRAREVLNAAAPECAARMDVSAPDEQSRRVGQAVAAASLPERVPA
- the nifU gene encoding Fe-S cluster assembly protein NifU; this translates as MWDYTDQVMDHFRNPRNVGKIEHPDGVGTVGALACGDALTLMFKLGPDGRIAEVKFQTFGCASAIASSSVLTEMVIGKTVEEAGRITNKQIADALGGLPDQKMHCSVMGREALEAAIHNYRTGETGMRNLDERIVCTCFGVSENEILRITRENGLSSVDEVVNFCKAGGGCGMCRNEIQKLVDGVIAERTQAKTAPGDAPRKLTNLQKIKLIEEIITREIRPALQRDHGDVELVDISGDRVTIAFRGMCAGCHASETTRHSLIEAKLRECVAPEITVVEESRS
- the nifS gene encoding cysteine desulfurase NifS translates to MSRLVYLDNNATTCVAPEVRDAMLPFLTDLWGNPSSMHAFGGRVMRHVEEAREKVAALIHADPSEIIFTSCGTESNNAAIYGVAEILGPQARLITSRVEHPAVLGPCRHFREHGHTLIELPVDGVGQVDLAALREALFGGQCLVSLMWANNETGTIFPIDEIAALVKSVGGVIHTDAVQAVGKVPLDVRRTPVDLLSLSGHKLHAPKGIGALYVRRGTRLKTYMIGGHQEHGRRGGTENVPAIVGLGQAAELAAASLAGEAARVAPLRDRLESGLLATCPDARVNGDPRHRLPNTLNISFEFIEGEAILYHLSDLGICASSGSACSSGSLEPSHVIRAMGVPFTAVHGSIRFSLSRYTTAADIDTVLEHVPRVVAKLRALSPFVTT
- a CDS encoding dUTP diphosphatase, translating into MTVRFKRIHPQAVLPAYAHPGDAGMDLCACEAAQIDPGRRALVKTGLVMELPEGHEAQVRPRSGLALKNGVTVLNSPGTVDAGYRGEIGVILINLGDAVFVVEPGMRIAQMVVAQVTHARVEETADVCGTARGAGGFGSTGV